A single Oncorhynchus mykiss isolate Arlee chromosome 22, USDA_OmykA_1.1, whole genome shotgun sequence DNA region contains:
- the LOC118943636 gene encoding filamin A-interacting protein 1-like yields MAAWNSNGSQNSVAHLNPLKGTVLRDSMGGGKGGERGKDLSRDDLVFLLSIMEGELQARDEVITFLKAEKMDLALLEAQYGFLTPVEVLRALQRDSLQAQASEAQVAPQQDVYEKPMVELDRLVETGKQSYRRMLEQLLQVECSHSGALCRLEEQDQQHRAFLQRSDDLTCLLEQDRERSVTPTNRNRTRVGNAT; encoded by the exons ATGGCTGCCTGGAACAGTAATGGCTCACAGAACTCCGTGGCCCACCTCAACCCCCTCAAGGGCACCGTCCTGAGGGACAGCatggggggaggaaaggggggagagagggggaaagaccTGTCCAGGGATGACCTTGTGTTCCTCCTCAGTATAATGGAGGGAGAGCTGCAG GCCAGAGACGAGGTGATCACGTTCCTGAAAGCAGAGAAGATGGATTTGGCTCTGTTGGAGGCCCAGTATGGCTTTCTCACCCCAGTAGAAGTGCTCCGGGCcttgcagagagactcactccaGGCCCAGGCTTCTGAGGCCCAGGTGGCCCCACAGCAGGATGTCTACGAGAAACCCATGGTTGAG CTGGACCGGTTGGTGGAGACTGGAAAGCAGAGCTACAGGCGGATGCTGGAGCAGCTGCTGCAGGTGGAGTGCTCCCACAGTGGCGCCCTCTGCAGGCTGGAGGAGCAGGATCAGCAGCATCGTGCCTTCCTGCAACGCAGCGATGACCTCACCTGTCTACTGGAGCAGGACCGCGAGAGGTCAGTGACACCCACCAACCGCAACAGGACCCGTGTTGGAAATGCTACCTAG